In Parus major isolate Abel chromosome 3, Parus_major1.1, whole genome shotgun sequence, the following are encoded in one genomic region:
- the LOC107201203 gene encoding gallinacin-2, translating to MKILYLLFSLLFLALQVSPGLSSPRREMIFCRGGSCHFGGCPFHLVKVGSCFGFRSCCKPPWNLRNVDEPFIEEQ from the exons ATGAAGATCCTTTAcctgctcttttccctcctcttcttGGCGCTCCAGGTTTCTCCAG GTTTGTCTTCGCCCCGGAGGGAAATGATATTCTGTAGAGGAGGGAGCTGTCACTTTGGAGGATGTCCCTTCCACCTGGTTAAAGTTGGGAGCTGCTTTGGGTTCCGCTCCTGCTGCAAACC gCCATGGAACTTAAGAAATGTTGATGAGCCATTCATTGAAGAGCAATGA